The proteins below are encoded in one region of Tolumonas auensis DSM 9187:
- the pdxJ gene encoding pyridoxine 5'-phosphate synthase — MSKILLGVNIDHVATLRNARGTAYPDPVFAAALAEQAGAEGITVHLREDRRHITDRDVEILRQTIKTRMNLEMAVTEEMLSIACRIKPQFVCLVPEKRQEVTTEGGLDVASQVERIRDAVTRLAAVGTQVSLFIDADHAQIDAAVASGAPYIEIHTGRYADAETEEEQQQELVRIAEAAAYASKKGLKVNAGHGLHYQNVQAIAAIPEMIELNIGHAIIGRAVFSGLPEAVAEMKRLMLEARQ; from the coding sequence GTGAGCAAGATTTTATTGGGTGTGAACATTGATCACGTGGCTACGTTGCGTAACGCCCGTGGTACCGCATATCCGGATCCTGTGTTTGCAGCCGCATTGGCAGAACAGGCAGGGGCAGAAGGGATCACGGTCCATTTGCGTGAAGATCGTCGTCATATCACCGACCGCGATGTTGAAATTCTGCGTCAGACTATCAAAACGCGCATGAATCTGGAAATGGCAGTCACTGAAGAGATGCTGTCTATTGCCTGTCGGATCAAACCTCAGTTTGTCTGTCTGGTGCCTGAAAAGCGTCAGGAAGTGACCACGGAAGGCGGTCTGGATGTCGCGTCACAAGTGGAACGGATCCGCGATGCGGTGACTCGTCTTGCTGCTGTGGGTACCCAGGTATCACTGTTTATTGATGCTGATCATGCACAAATTGATGCTGCGGTTGCTAGTGGTGCGCCTTATATAGAGATCCATACCGGTCGTTATGCTGATGCAGAGACTGAAGAAGAACAACAGCAAGAACTGGTTCGTATTGCTGAAGCGGCTGCTTATGCATCCAAAAAAGGTTTGAAAGTGAATGCCGGACATGGCTTGCATTATCAGAATGTACAGGCAATTGCGGCTATTCCTGAGATGATTGAACTTAATATTGGTCATGCGATTATTGGGCGGGCTGTATTCAGTGGATTGCCTGAAGCTGTGGCAGAAATGAAGCGTCTGATGCTGGAAGCGCGTCAGTAA
- the recO gene encoding DNA repair protein RecO, with the protein MTEPDLSPAFVLHTRPYRETSQLVDLFVASMGKVSVVAKGSRSPRSSVKGLLQPFLPLHIHYGGKSSLKTLLQLEARSPQVALQGERLFSALYLNELLYYLLEPDTEYPGLFSGYFQTLLALADQQQLVSPLLRQFELLLLQQLGYGADFCYAADSCLPIDPACYYRYEPEAGFITTALRDHAFFSGREIIGIAEQAFSDEYILAAARRFSRQAFAALLGNRPLKSRELYSAFIARRSE; encoded by the coding sequence ATGACTGAGCCGGATTTATCGCCGGCTTTTGTCTTACATACCCGTCCGTACCGGGAAACCAGCCAGCTGGTGGATCTGTTTGTCGCTTCAATGGGCAAGGTATCCGTCGTTGCGAAAGGTTCCCGCTCACCCCGTTCTTCGGTAAAAGGGCTGCTTCAGCCCTTTTTGCCACTTCATATCCACTATGGTGGGAAAAGCAGTCTGAAAACTTTGCTGCAGCTTGAGGCGCGAAGCCCGCAAGTTGCATTGCAGGGAGAACGATTATTCAGCGCCTTATATCTGAACGAACTGCTCTATTATTTGCTGGAACCTGACACTGAATATCCCGGATTATTCAGTGGCTATTTTCAGACATTGCTGGCATTAGCCGATCAGCAACAACTCGTTTCCCCACTGTTACGGCAATTTGAATTACTATTACTGCAGCAATTAGGTTATGGCGCAGACTTTTGTTATGCGGCTGATAGCTGTTTACCGATAGACCCTGCCTGTTATTATCGCTATGAACCAGAAGCTGGATTTATCACTACAGCTCTGCGTGATCATGCCTTTTTTTCTGGTCGGGAAATCATTGGGATAGCAGAGCAGGCCTTTTCTGATGAATATATTTTAGCTGCGGCCCGTCGTTTTAGTCGTCAGGCGTTTGCCGCATTATTAGGTAACCGTCCCCTGAAAAGCAGGGAGCTTTATTCTGCATTTATAGCAAGGAGATCAGAGTGA
- a CDS encoding type III PLP-dependent enzyme, whose translation MNNEIVPAELDYRELVATYGSPLLVLDQAAVRKQYRALTQALPGVRLHYALKPLPHSAVVATLKAEGCGFDLATNGEVDVMLENQINPDDCIHTHPIKRDGDIRYALEYGCKVFVFDNPVELDKFLPYQDKAELLLRVSFPNPETKVDLSKKFGCTPEAALPLLRKAKAMGLNVIGLSFHVGSQVPNSKRHVEAITSCNQILRDAAAEDINLQVLDIGGGFPVNYGADGADFDIYEFCAPIREALSHTPKGIRLLAEPGRFISAPCMTSVASVMGKAERFERTWYYLDDGLYGSYSGQLFDHINYPKSAPYATGEAKPAVLAGPTCDSIDVLADDIDLPELDVGDVIVGKMMGAYTWASATEFNFFRKASILVIDSQEAIEIKAVA comes from the coding sequence ATGAACAACGAAATCGTCCCTGCTGAACTGGATTACCGCGAACTGGTCGCGACCTATGGTTCCCCCTTGCTGGTTCTGGATCAGGCCGCTGTCCGTAAACAGTACCGCGCTTTAACACAAGCCCTGCCAGGCGTTCGTCTGCACTATGCATTAAAGCCATTACCTCATTCAGCTGTTGTTGCAACTTTGAAAGCTGAAGGCTGTGGTTTTGATTTGGCTACGAACGGCGAAGTTGATGTGATGTTAGAAAATCAGATCAACCCGGACGATTGTATTCATACTCACCCGATCAAGCGTGACGGTGATATCCGTTATGCGCTCGAATACGGCTGTAAAGTTTTCGTATTCGATAACCCGGTCGAACTGGACAAGTTCCTGCCTTATCAGGATAAGGCCGAACTGTTGCTGCGCGTCAGCTTCCCTAACCCGGAAACTAAAGTAGACCTGTCCAAGAAATTTGGCTGTACACCTGAAGCCGCCTTGCCATTGCTGCGCAAAGCCAAAGCAATGGGCCTGAACGTGATTGGTCTGTCCTTCCATGTTGGCTCACAGGTACCGAACTCCAAACGCCATGTCGAGGCTATCACTTCCTGTAATCAGATCCTGCGTGATGCAGCAGCAGAAGATATCAATCTTCAGGTGCTGGATATCGGTGGTGGCTTCCCGGTCAATTACGGTGCAGATGGTGCAGATTTCGATATCTATGAATTCTGCGCCCCGATTCGTGAAGCATTAAGTCACACACCGAAAGGTATTCGCCTGTTGGCAGAGCCGGGACGCTTCATCAGTGCCCCTTGCATGACCTCTGTCGCCAGCGTTATGGGTAAAGCAGAACGTTTTGAGCGCACCTGGTATTATCTGGATGATGGGCTGTATGGCAGCTACAGCGGCCAGCTGTTTGACCATATCAACTACCCGAAATCAGCACCTTATGCCACAGGTGAAGCAAAACCAGCCGTACTGGCCGGCCCGACCTGCGACAGCATTGATGTACTGGCCGATGATATCGATCTGCCGGAATTGGATGTAGGTGATGTTATTGTAGGTAAGATGATGGGTGCCTATACCTGGGCTTCTGCTACTGAATTTAACTTCTTCCGTAAAGCCAGCATTCTGGTGATTGACAGCCAGGAAGCAATAGAGATAAAAGCAGTTGCTTAA
- the era gene encoding GTPase Era, which produces MTEEKTYCGFVAIVGRPNVGKSTLLNKLLGQKVSITSRKPQTTRHRILGIDTQGAYQTIFVDTPGLHIEEKRAINRLMNRAATSSLGDVEMVVFVVDGTHWTDDDEMVLNKLRHMHCPVVLAVNKVDVIKDKEILLPHLQMLAQKGNFAEILPISAEKGTNVEKIREMAKRLLPEGEHYFPEDYITDRSSRFMASEIIREKLMRFTGEELPYSVTVEIERFKVEEDGLFHINALILVEREGQKKMVIGNKGEKLKVIGTEARLDMERLFGQRVFLELWVKVKSGWADDERALRSLGYGDD; this is translated from the coding sequence ATGACTGAAGAAAAAACCTACTGCGGTTTTGTCGCAATCGTAGGTCGGCCAAATGTTGGTAAATCGACCTTACTAAACAAGTTACTGGGACAGAAAGTCAGTATTACTTCCCGTAAACCACAAACTACACGTCATCGTATTCTGGGTATTGATACACAGGGTGCTTATCAGACCATATTTGTTGATACACCGGGTCTTCATATTGAAGAAAAGCGGGCGATCAACCGGCTGATGAATCGTGCTGCCACAAGCTCTCTGGGTGATGTGGAAATGGTTGTATTTGTCGTCGATGGCACTCACTGGACTGACGATGACGAGATGGTGCTGAATAAGTTGCGCCATATGCATTGCCCGGTCGTGCTTGCTGTCAATAAAGTTGATGTAATCAAAGACAAAGAGATCCTGTTACCGCATCTGCAAATGCTGGCACAGAAAGGTAATTTTGCTGAAATCCTGCCGATTTCTGCGGAAAAGGGTACCAACGTCGAGAAAATCCGTGAAATGGCTAAACGGTTGTTACCTGAAGGGGAACACTATTTTCCGGAAGATTACATCACGGATCGTAGCTCACGTTTCATGGCATCAGAGATTATCCGTGAGAAACTGATGCGTTTTACCGGAGAAGAATTACCTTACTCTGTTACTGTTGAAATCGAGCGTTTCAAAGTAGAAGAAGATGGATTATTTCATATCAATGCCCTGATCCTGGTTGAGCGCGAAGGTCAGAAAAAAATGGTGATCGGTAACAAGGGTGAAAAACTCAAAGTTATCGGCACCGAAGCACGCCTGGATATGGAACGGTTGTTTGGCCAGCGTGTTTTTCTGGAACTCTGGGTCAAGGTTAAATCCGGTTGGGCTGATGATGAACGAGCCTTACGTAGCTTAGGTTATGGTGATGACTGA